A window of the Juglans microcarpa x Juglans regia isolate MS1-56 chromosome 5D, Jm3101_v1.0, whole genome shotgun sequence genome harbors these coding sequences:
- the LOC121265360 gene encoding LOW QUALITY PROTEIN: E3 ubiquitin-protein ligase UPL7 (The sequence of the model RefSeq protein was modified relative to this genomic sequence to represent the inferred CDS: inserted 1 base in 1 codon), producing the protein MDEHRKQQVSLRGASAKEITRDALLEKVSQERELRSYARRAVAAAFFIQRVWRRYKVTKMVALKLQEEWDSVLANYNASGVSATWISNVVLRPFLFFIGVSTIRHQKIQSKEIDCMQNCFRILLESLNSTDSKKNFCSFTTGTLEERRIWLYQARKLISLSVFILGEFNKCHVVGQDIVVLTTLVMRLVVSLTDPKAWKSITDNNKQDADMAVRNLVYFMGSCKSGIYKYIRRYICTLDVSFSSKKNNIVQSDDKLLITASAVTLALRPFHLTNFDVSGPGMLDVDDVAVQYCVFLLTIPWLAQRLPAVIIPALKHKCILLPCFRNVLILKERILTEMSEMNQSEVHFSSKVIPPVGWALANIICLASGSENGSADPGRFSQGLDCASYVHVVITLAENLLGWIENVGWMKETNDFQIDVYVDHPHGIETTHGLKMSYLDLLRPVCQQWHLTNLLALMKTYSFTHSVETMPPNNIEYFPKLELLDVAYFYSYLLRIFSVLNPTLGSLPILNMLSFTPGFLVNLWGALESIFFRGNNLVTERDHPLYVSKNSGKRKDGILVKKEKGANKDGVHKWVNVLNKVTGKSQAGIDLVDSHPKPSQDDNDSCDVWDIEPLKCGPQGLSKDMTCLLHLFFATYSHLLLILDDIEFYEKQVPFTRERQRRIASMLNTLVYNGLSHSIGQQNRPLMDSAIRCLHLMYERDCRHPFCXPVLWLSPARKSRPPISVAARTHEVLSANLKADDDLTIPSVDSVITTTPHVFPFEERVEMFREFIMMDKASRKMAGEVAGPGSRSIEIVVRRGHIVEDGFQQLSSLGSRLKSSIHVSFLSECGLPEAGLDYGGLSKEFLTDISKAAFAPEYGLFSQTSTSDRLLIPNASARYIENGVQMIEFLGRVVGKALYEGILLDYSFSHVFVQKLLGRYSFLDELSTLDPELYRNLMYVKHYDGDVKEISLDFTVTEESFGKRHVVELKPGGKDVSVTNENKMQYVHAIADYKLNRQLLPFSNAFYRGLTDLISPSWLKLFNASEFNQLLSGGNHDIDIDDLRSNTRYTGGFSEGSRTIKIFWEVIRDFEPEERCMLLKFVTSCSRAPLLGFKHLQPAFTIHKVACDVPLWATIGGQDVDRLPSASTCYNTLKLPTYKRSSTLRAKLLYAISSNAGFELS; encoded by the exons ATGGATGAGCATCGCAAGCAGcag GTATCATTAAGGGGAGCGAGCGCGAAGGAGATTACGAGGGATGCTCTTCTTGAGAAGGTATCTCAGGAAAGAGAGCTCCGGAGCTATGCCAGACGAGCGGTCGCTGCTGCTTTCTTTATTCAG AGAGTCTGGAGGCGCTACAAGGTTACAAAGATGGTTGCCTTGAAGCTTCAAGAAGAATGGGATTCGGTCTTGGCAAATTATAATGCTAGTGGAGTTTCAGCAACATGGATCTCAAATGTTGTGTTGagaccttttcttttctttattggaGTTTCAACAATCCGGCATCAGAAGATTCAAAGTAAAGAAATAGATTGTATGCAAAATTGCTTTAGAATTCTATTGGAAAGCTTGAACTCAACAG ATTCAAAGAAGAATTTTTGCTCCTTCACAACGGGTACCCTTGAAGAGAGAAGAATATGGCTTTATCAAGCACGAAAACTTATTTCTCTTTCCGTTTTCATTCTTGGGGAATTTAATAAATGCCATGTAGTGGGTCAAGATATTGTTGTTCTTACCACCTTGGTGATGCGTCTTGTTGTTTCCCTTACTGATCCGAAAGCGTGGAAAAGCATTACTGACAATAATAAGCAGGATGCAGATATGGCAGTGAGGAATTTAGTTTATTTCATGGGGAGTTGTAAAAGTggtatttacaaatatattagAAGATACATTTGCACCTTGGATGTTTCATTTTCctcaaagaaaaacaatattgtGCAGTCAGATGATAAACTTTTGATTACGGCAAGTGCAGTAACTTTAGCATTACGCCCTTTTCACTTGACAAACTTTGATGTAAGTGGCCCTGGCATGTTGGACGTAGATGATGTGGCTGTGCAGTACTGTGTGTTTCTGCTTACAATTCCTTGGCTTGCTCAACGACTGCCAGCTGTTATTATACCTGCTCTAAAGCACAAATGTATATTGTTACCATGCTTCCGGAATGTACTG ATATTGAAAGAGAGAATCTTAACAGAGATGTCAGAGATGAATCAGTCAGAGGTTCATTTCTCTTCCAAGGTCATTCCGCCTGTTGGTTGGGCTCTAGCAAACATTATATGCCTAGCATCAGGAAGTGAGAATGGTTCTGCGGATCCTGGCCGGTTTAGTCAAGGTTTAGACTGTGCATCATATGTCCATGTTGTTATCACTCTTGCGGAAAACTTACTGGGTTGGATTGAGAATGTAGGATGGATGAAGGAGACAAATGATTTCCAAATCGATGTCTATGTGGACCACCCACATGGGATTGAAACAACTCATGGGTTAAAGATGTCATATTTGGATCTGCTTAGGCCTGTTTGTCAGCAATGGCATCTTACCAATCTTTTGGCCCTTATGAAAACATATTCCTTTACTCACAGCGTTGAGACCATGCCGCCAAACAATATAGAATACTTTCCGAAGCTTGAATTGCTTGATGTTGCATATTTTTACTCTTACCTGCTTAGAATATTTTCTGTCTTGAATCCCACGCTTGGTTCATTGCCCATTCTTAACATGCTATCTTTTACTCCTGGATTTCTTGTCAATCTATGGGGAGCACTGGAAAGTATCTTTTTTCGTGGAAACAATTTGGTTACTGAAAGAGACCATCCTCTTTATGTTAGTAAGAATtcaggaaaaagaaaggatgggattttggtgaaaaaggaaaaaggagcCAATAAGGATGGTGTTCATAAGTGGGTCAATGTACTGAATAAAGTTACTGGCAAGTCACAAGCAGGCATTGACTTGGTTGATAGTCATCCTAAGCCTAGCCAGGATGATAATGACTCTTGTGATGTATGGGATATAGAACCTTTAAAGTGTGGTCCACAAGGTTTATCAAAAGATATGACATGTCTGCTTCACCTTTTCTTTGCCACCTATTCTCACCTGCTGCTAATTCTTGATGACATTGAGTTCTACGAAAAACAG GTTCCATTTACACGGGAGCGGCAACGAAGAATCGCATCAATGCTCAATACGCTAGTTTATAATGGCTTGTCTCATAGTATTGGTCAGCAGAATAGACCCCTTATGGATTCTGCAATCAGATGCTTGCACTTAATGTATGAAAGGGATTGCAGGCACCCGTTTT CCCCTGTCTTATGGCTTTCACCTGCTAGAAAAAGCCGGCCCCCAATTTCAGTAGCTGCCAGAACTCATGAAGTATTGTCAGCTAATCTAAAAGCAGATGATGATTTGACTATACCAAGCGTGGATTCTGTCATCACCACTACTCCACATGTATTTCCTTTTGAAGAAAG AGTTGAAATGTTTAGAGAGTTCATTATGATGGATAAAGCCTCCCGAAAAATGGCTGGTGAGGTTGCTGGACCTGGTTCACGGTCAATTGAGATAGTAGTTCGCCGGGGTCATATTGTTGAAGACGGATTTCAGCAGTTAAGTTCTCTTGGTTCAAGGTTGAAGTCATCCATCCACGTATCATTTCTTAGTGAATGTGGCCTTCCGGAGGCTGGTCTGGACTACGGTGGATTATCTAAGGAGTTTTTAACTGATATATCAAAAGCAGCCTTTGCCCCTGA GTATGGGTTATTCTCCCAAACCTCAACTTCAGACAGACTTCTAATTCCTAATGCATCTGCGAGATATATAGAGAATGGTGTTCAGATGATTGAGTTCCTTGGAAGAGTTGTTGGTAAAGCTCTATATGAAGGAATATTACTAGATTACTCTTTTTCACATGTTTTCGTACAAAAGCTGTTGGGCCGATATAGCTTTCTTGATGAATTGTCAACACTTGATCCGGAGCTCTACAGGAATCTCATGTATGTGAAG CATTATGATGGTGATGTCAAGGAAATCTCCCTAGATTTTACGGTTACTGAAGAATCATTTGGCAAACGGCATGTTGTTGAGCTTAAACCTGGCGGCAAGGATGTCTCTGTGACAAATGAGAACAAGATGCAGTATGTTCATGCAATTGCAGACTATAAACTTAATCGGCAG TTATTACCCTTTTCAAATGCTTTCTATAGAGGATTAACTGATCTTATATCACCATCTTGGTTGAAGTTATTTAATGCAAGTGAATTCAATCAG TTGCTTTCAGGTGGAAACCATGATATCGACATTGACGATTTAAGAAGTAACACACGCTACACTGGTGGTTTTTCTGAGGGGAGCCGAACGATTAAAATCTTTTGGGAG GTTATTAGAGACTTTGAACCCGAGGAACGTTGCATGCTTCTAAAATTTGTGACCAGTTGTTCTAGAGCTCCATTACTTGGGTTCAAACACTTGCAGCCAGCCTTTACTATCCATAAG GTTGCATGCGATGTCCCTCTTTGGGCCACAATTGGAGGTCAGGATGTGGATAGGCTTCCTTCGGCTTCAACCTGCTACAATACTCTCAAG CTTCCAACATACAAACGTTCAAGCACTTTAAGAGCAAAACTTCTCTATGCAATCAGCTCTAATGCAGGATTTGAACTTTCTTAG